The following are encoded in a window of Panicum virgatum strain AP13 chromosome 5N, P.virgatum_v5, whole genome shotgun sequence genomic DNA:
- the LOC120676049 gene encoding protein NRT1/ PTR FAMILY 1.2-like encodes MEVSAMEEALPKARRKGGLRTIPFIISNEIFEKVATFGLTANMVLYLTERYLMSSAFAAVVIYNWHAVSNFLPIFGAVLADACIGRFRVIALGSFVSLSGMCLLWLTAILPVYQRTPECAARLADCVVVPWQVPLLFTSFALMSLGSGGIRPCALAFGADQLDKRDNSTRNVRTLQTFFNWYYTVLGLSIVFAATVVVYIQQARGWVVGFSVPMVLMVTALALFLLGSPFYLKAAADRSAIVGFVQVLVASYKNRHEPMPPEAADASSFYNKAGSKPRTPTDKLRYLNQACVLRNPGKELSADGAACDPWRLCTVQQVEDTKAVIRVLPIWSTGILPGLIVGQQMFPTLQAKTMQRKVGGLEIPAATFGVFSILTLTVWVAVYDRALVRPLSRLTGHARGLSLRQRMGAGLVLFAVAMAMAARTESVRRAAAITEGLRDSDPRTGPPMHMSAMRLVPQHCLTGLAEALNLIGQIEFYYSEFPKTMSSIGMSLLALGLGFGALLGSAVVAIIGAATRSGGHDGWLPSNLNRGRYDYYYLVLAVLGTANVVYFVVCAWAYGEESQNRVAAADAAAVEEDGKGGEEQHKAVII; translated from the exons ATGGAGGTCTCAGCCATGGAGGAAGCCCTCCCCAAGgcgaggaggaagggaggcctCAGAACCATCCCCTTCATCATCT CGAACGAGATCTTCGAGAAGGTGGCCACGTTCGGGCTGACGGCCAACATGGTCCTCTACCTCACCGAGCGGTACCTCATGTCGAgcgccttcgccgccgtcgTGATCTACAACTGGCACGCCGTCTCCAATTTCCTCCCCATCTTCGGCGCCGTGCTCGCCGACGCCTGCATCGGCCGCTTCCGGGTCATCGCCCTCGGCTCCTTCGTCAGCCTCTCT GGGATGTGTCTGCTGTGGCTGACGGCTATCCTGCCGGTGTACCAGAGGACCCCGGAGTGCGCGGCGCGGCTGGCGGACTGCGTGGTGGTGCCGTGGCAGGTGCCGCTGCTGTTCACGTCGTTCGCGCTCATGTCCCTCGGCTCAGGCGGCATCCGGCCGTGCGCGCTGGCGTTCGGGGCGGACCAGCTGGACAAGCGGGACAACAGCACCAGGAACGTGCGGACGCTGCAGACCTTCTTCAACTGGTACTACACGGTGCTGGGCCTCTCGATCGTGTTCGCGGCCACCGTCGTCGTCTACATCCAGCAGGCCAGGGGCTGGGTCGTCGGCTTCTCCGTGCCCATGGTGCTCATGGTCACCGCGCTCGCGCTGTTCCTCCTCGGCTCGCCCTTCTACCTCAAGGCGGCGGCCGACAGGAGCGCCATCGTCGGATTCGTGCAGGTGCTCGTCGCCAGCTACAAGAACCGCCACGAGCCCATGCCGCCGGAGGCGGCCGACGCCTCGAGCTTCTACAACAAAGCCGGCTCCAAGCCCAGGACTCCCACCGACAAGCTAAGGTACTTGAACCAGGCCTGCGTGCTTAGGAACCCCGGCAAGGAGCTGAGCGCCGACGGGGCGGCGTGCGACCCGTGGAGGCTGTGCACGGTGCAGCAGGTGGAGGACACCAAGGCCGTCATCCGCGTGCTGCCGATATGGTCGACGGGGATCTTGCCCGGCTTGATCGTCGGGCAGCAGATGTTCCCGACGCTTCAGGCGAAGACGATGCAGCGGAAGGTGGGCGGCCTGGAGATCCCCGCGGCCACCTTCGGCGTCTTCAGCATCCTGACGCTCACCGTCTGGGTGGCCGTGTACGACCGCGCGCTGGTGCGGCCCCTGTCCCGGCTCACGGGCCACGCGCGCGGGCTCAGCCTGCGGCAGCGGATGGGCGCCGGCCTGGTGCTCTTCgccgtggccatggccatggccgcgcGCACCGAGagcgtccgccgcgccgccgcgatcaCCGAGGGGCTCCGCGACTCCGACCCGCGCACGGGGCCCCCGATGCACATGTCGGCCATGCGGCTGGTGCCGCAGCACTGCCTGACGGGGCTCGCCGAGGCGCTGAACCTGATCGGGCAGATCGAGTTCTACTACTCCGAGTTCCCCAAGACCATGTCCAGCATCGGGATGTCGCTGCTGGCGCTCGGCCTCGGGTTCGGCGCCCTGCTGGGCAGCGCCGTCGTCGCGATCATCGGCGCCGCGACCCGGAGCGGCGGCCACGACGGGTGGCTGCCGAGCAACCTGAACAGGGGCCGCTACGACTACTACTACCTGGTCCTGGCGGTGCTGGGCACGGCCAACGTGGTGTACTTCGTGGTGTGCGCCTGGGCGTACGGCGAGGAGAGCCAGAaccgggtggcggcggccgacgccgctgcggtggaggaggacggcAAAGGAGGAGAGGAGCAGCACAAGGCGGTGATCATTTAG
- the LOC120672837 gene encoding LOW QUALITY PROTEIN: triacylglycerol lipase SDP1-like (The sequence of the model RefSeq protein was modified relative to this genomic sequence to represent the inferred CDS: deleted 1 base in 1 codon): MDDIASEAPVGAFAIGPSTALGRAVALRVLLCGSAARLRHRLAAALRAALHLAAAWLHPRDNTRGILLAVCAVALLLRGRRGRAGLRARVQSAYRRKFWRNMMRAALTYEEWAHAARMLEREAAPRRATDADLYDEELVRNKLRELRHRRQEGSLRDIVFCMRADLLRNLGNMCNPELHKGRLQVPRLIKEYIEEVSTQLKMVCDSDSDELPLEEKLAFMHETRHAFGRTALLLSGGASLGSFHVGVVKTLVEHKLLPRIISGSSVGSIMCSIVATRSWPELESFFEEWHSLKFFDQMGGIFPVVKRILTHGAVHDIRHLQVLLRNLTSNLTFQEAYDMTGRILVVTVCSPRKHEPPRCLNYLTSPHVLIWSAVTASCAFPGLFEAQELMAKDRFGQTIPFHAPFLLGIEERNGATTRRWRDGSLESDLPIKQLKELFNVNHFIVSQANPHIAPLLRLKEIVRAYGGSFAAKLAELAEMEVKHRCNQVLELGFPLGGLAKLFAQDWEGDVTVVMPATLAQYSKMIQNPSYAELQKAANQGRRCTWEKLSAIRANCAIELALDECVALLNHLRRLKRSAERASASQGHGPTIRLCPSRRIPSWNLIARENSTGSLEEEILTSPTRTNHQGPGGVAALSNRNQYLQRIAHDSSDSESESIDLHSWTRSGGPLMRTASANKFISFVQNLEIDTEFRTVPSREDEPELVTPNASSLAAQAVSREANDRNLENSGLDFHDTITPRAAFGPSTSIVVSEGDLLQPEKVENGILFNVVRRDTLLGSSSGAESQGSPREPDVETVQTECLDGVSASDDDDMELNVVNDEATDPKRRSNLQHPGSSLEENVFRPSSLSCEDETNTNKPEAASIFDICTEIHPATASTGNSQREGSSENTELEEAKEECPDGNSAGRKGGVVQGAAN; this comes from the exons ATGGATGACATCGCCAGCGAGGCGCCGGTGGGGGCGTTCGCCATCGGCCCGTCCACGGCGCTGGGCCGCGCCGTCGCGCTGCGCGTGCTGCTCTGCGGCTCCGCGGCGCGCCTGCGGCACCGcctggcagcggcgctgcgcgccgcgctgcacctggcggcggcgtggctgcaCCCGCGGGACAACACGCGCGGGATCCTGCTCGCCGTCTGCGCCGTCGCGCTCCTGctgcgggggcggcgcggcagggccGGGCTCAGGGCGCGGGTGCAGTCCGCCTACCGCCGCAAGTTCTGGCGGAACATGATGCGCGCCGCGCTCACCTACGAGGAGTGGGCGCACGCCGCGCGGATGCTGGAGCGCGAGGCCGCGCCGCGACGCGCCACCGACGCCGACCTCTACGACGAGGAGCTCGTCCGCAACAAGCTCCGCGAGCTCAGGCACAGGCGCCAGGAGGGATCGCTCAGGGACATCGTCTTCTGCATGCGCGCAGACCTGCTCAGGAACCTCGGCAATATGTGCAATCCCGAACTGCACAAAGGGAGGCTGCAG GTGCCTAGGCTTATAAAGGAGTACATAGAGGAGGTATCGACTCAACTGAAAATGGTCTGTGATTCGGATTCAGATGAGTTGCCGCTCGAAGAGAAGCTCGCATTTATGCATGAGACAAGACATGCCTTTGGTAGAACAGCCTTGCTGCTAAGCGGAGGTGCTTCATTAGGATCATTTCACGTGGGTGTTGTCAAAACCCTGGTAGAACATAAACTTCTGCCTAGGATAATTTCAGGATCAAGTGTTGGCTCAATAATGTGTTCTATTGTAGCAACGAGGTCGTGGCCTGAGCTAGAGAGCTTTTTTGAGGAGTGGCATTCCCTGAAATTTTTTGACCAGATGGGTGGGATCTTTCCTGTGGTTAAAAGAATTTTGACACATGGAGCTGTTCATGACATTAGGCACTTGCAGGTGCTTTTGAGAAATCTTACCAGCAATTTGACATTTCAAGAAGCTTATGACATGACTGGCAGGATTCTTGTTGTCACTGTGTGTTCTCCAAGGAAGCATGAGCCGCCTCGATGCTTGAACTATTTAACATCACCTCATGTTCTTATCTGGAGTGCAGTAACTGCTTCATGTGCTTTTCCTGGACTTTTTGAGGCCCAAGAATTGATGGCAAAGGATAGATTCGGTCAAACTATTCCTTTCCATGCTCCGTTCTTATTGGGGATAGAGGAACGTAATGgtgctacaaccaggcgctggAGAGATGGGAGTTTAGAAAGTGATTTGCCCATCAAGCAGTTGAAGGAACTATTCAATGTAAATCATTTCATAGTAAGCCAAGCTAATCCTCACATAGCTCCACTGTTGAGACTAAAGGAAATCGTCAGGGCTTATGGAGGCAGCTTTGCTGCCAAG CTTGCTGAACTTGCTGAGATGGAAGTTAAGCATAGGTGTAATCAAGTTCTGGAACTTGGATTTCCACTAGGAGGATTAGCCAAATTATTTGCTCAAGATTGGGAAGGTGATGTGACAGTCGTTATGCCAGCCACTCTTGCACAG TATTCCAAGATGATACAGAACCCATCTTATGCTGAGCTTCAGAAGGCTGCAAACCAAGGTAGGAGATGCACTTGGGAAAAGCTATCGGCCATCAGGGCGAATTGTGCTATTGAGCTTGCATTGGATGAATGTGTTGCCCTCCTGAACCATTTGCGTAGGCTAAAGAGGAGTGCAGAAAGAGCATCTGCCTCACAAGGACATGGTCCTACAATCAGGCTCTGCCCATCTAGGAGGATTCCATCCTGGAATCTCATAGCAAGAGAAAATTCAACTGGTTCTCTTGAAGAAGAAATTCTTACATCTCCTACACGTACAAATCATCAAGGACCTGGAGGAGTTGCTGCGTTATCTAACAGAAACCAGTATCTCCAGAGAATTGCACATGACAGTAGCGACAGTGAGTCTGAGAGTATAGATTTACACTCTTGGACGAGAAGTGGTGGCCCTCTCATGAGGACAGCCTCAGCCAATAAGTTCATCAGCTTTGTTCAGAATCTTGAGATTGACACAGAATTCAGAACAGTTCCATCAAGGGAAGACGAGCCTGAGCTTGTGACACCAAATGCTAGTAGCTTGGCAGCTCAGGCAGTCAGTAGAGAAGCAAATGACAGGAATTTGGAAAACTCAGGTTTAGATTTTCATGATACTATTACTCCTAGAGCGGCATTTGGCCCTTCAACGAGTATTGTGGTTTCTGAAGGCGACTTGTTGCAGCCTGAAAAGGTTGAGAATGGTATTTTGTTTAATGTTGTAAGGAGGGATACTCTCCTAGGGTCTAGTAGTGGTGCTGAGTCTCAAGGATCTCCTCGGGAACCAGATGTTGAAACAGTACAGACGGAGTGTCTTGATGGTGTATCAGCttctgatgatgatgacatgGAACTAAATGTGGTTAATGATGAAGCAACTGATCCTAAGAGAAGAAGTAATCTACAGCATCCGGGGTCCTCACTGGAAGAAAATGTATTTCGTCCCTCTTCCTTAAGTTGTGAAGATGAAACAAACACCAACAAACCAGAAGCTGCATCAATTTTTGATATATGTACAGAGATCCATCCGGCCACCGCCAGCACAGGAAATAGCCAGCGGGAAGGGTCTTCAGAGAACACAGAACTGGAAGAAGCAAAAGAAGAA TGTCCTGATGGCAATTCAGCTGGTAGGAAGGGTGGAGTTGTCCAAGGTGCTGCTAATTAG
- the LOC120673088 gene encoding protein NRT1/ PTR FAMILY 1.2-like — MEPSLAAETEPAAGGCFKGKKGGYRALPFIFLNEMLEKVAGFGLNTNMITYLTNKYHLSTVASQTMLFVWSAISNFAPIPGAVVADMYLGRFVAVALGSVACLIGMVFLWLSATIPGAHPPPCSDGEQCAPPGARHLAWLLSGFAFLSLGAGGVRPCSMAFGADQFSRHPKEQRSRILQAYFNAYYASIGVAFTIAVTAIVYLQDNVGWSVGFAVSMGLMLLSTASFLLGSGLYIKEKGKRQMFSGIGAAVGAAIRNHRARLPAKTGDGVYHHLKDSKLTVPTDQLRFLNKACMVCATKEDTDSPSNSAASAAAPERRGRSGKRLCTVDQVEQLKSAIRVLPIWSSTIFLALAMNQSFAVKQADTMDRRVGRGRYFEVPSGSLALFNMATMSLWSASYDRWVAPALRRHTGNPRGLTMKQRIGGGLLLATASTAVSAAVEGARRRRALRGATISAFWLVPQFALVGLAEAFGVIGEIEFFYTELPKSMASFSMSLLYMAFGVGNLAGALIVKVVQAASRRGGKTSWLVDDLNAGHYDYYYWLLTGYGVVNFVYFAWCCWVYGEEGKNVEWEEDDDREQPML, encoded by the exons ATGGAGCCCTCTCTTGCTGCTGAGACTGAGCCAGCAGCAGGAGGGTGCTTCAAAGGGAAGAAGGGCGGGTACAGAGCCCTCCCGTTCATCTTCT TGAATGAGATGCTGGAGAAAGTTGCTGGATTCGGGCTCAACACCAACATGATCACGTACCTGACCAACAAGTACCACCTGAGCACCGTCGCCTCCCAAACGATGCTGTTCGTGTGGAGCGCGATATCGAACTTCGCGCCCATccccggcgccgtcgtcgccgacaTGTACCTCGGCCGGTTCGTGGCCGTCGCGCTTGGCTCCGTCGCCTGCCTGATT GGGATGGTCTTCCTGTGGCTGAGCGCCACGATCCCCGGAGCGCATCCGCCCCCGTGCAGCGACGGCGAGCAGTGCGCGCCGCCGGGGGCGAGGCACCTCGCGTGGCTGCTCTCCGGCTTCGCGTTCCTGTcgctgggcgccggcggcgtccggcCGTGCTCCATGGCGTTCGGCGCGGACCAGTTCTCGAGGCACCCCAAGGAGCAGCGGTCCAGGATCCTGCAGGCCTACTTCAACGCCTACTACGCGTCGATCGGCGTGGCCTTCACCATCGCCGTCACGGCCATCGTCTACCTGCAGGACAACGTCGGGTGGAGCGTCGGGTTCGCCGTCTCCATGGGCCTCATGCTGCTCTCCACGGCGAGCTTCTTGCTGGGATCGGGCCTCTACATCAAGGAAAAGGGCAAGAGGCAGATGTTCTCCGGGAtaggcgccgccgtcggcgcggCGATCAGGAACCACAGGGCGCGCTTGCCGGCCAAGACCGGCGACGGCGTGTACCACCACCTCAAGGACTCCAAGCTCACTGTCCCCACAGACCAGCTGAG GTTCTTGAACAAGGCGTGCATGGTCTGCGCCACCAAGGAGGACACGGACTCGCCCAGCAACAGCgcggcctccgctgccgccccggagcggcgcggccgcaGCGGGAAGAGGCTGTGCACGGTGGACCAGGTGGAGCAGCTCAAGTCGGCGATCCGCGTCCTGCCCATCTGGTCGTCCACCATCTTCCTCGCCCTGGCCATGAACCAGAGCTTCGCGGTGAAGCAGGCCGACACCATGGACCGGCGCGTCGGCAGGGGCCGGTACTTCGAGGTGCCCAGCGGCTCCCTGGCCCTGTTCAACATGGCCACCATGTCGCTGTGGTCGGCCAGCTACGACAGGTGGGTGGcgccggcgctgcggcggcacaCGGGCAACCCGCGCGGGCTCACCATGAAGCAGCGCATCGGCGGGGGCCTGCTCCTCGCCACTGCGTCGACGGCCGTgtccgccgccgtggagggcgcgcggcggcggcgggcgctgcGCGGGGCCACCATCTCGGCGTTCTGGCTGGTGCCGCAGTTCGCGCTCGTGGGGCTCGCCGAGGCGTTCGGCGTGATCGGGGAGATCGAGTTCTTCTACACCGAGCTGCCCAAGAGCATGGCCAGCTTCAGCATGTCGCTGCTGTACATGGCCTTCGGCGTGGGCAACCTGGCCGGCGCCCTTATCGTGAAGGTGGTCCAGGCGGCGAGCAGGCGCGGGGGGAAAACGAGCTGGCTCGTCGACGACCTCAACGCCGGGCACTACGACTACTACTACTGGCTGCTCACGGGCTACGGCGTGGTGAACTTCGTCTACTTCGCCTGGTGCTGCTGGGTGTATGGCGAGGAGGGGAAGAACGTGGAGTGGGAAGAGGACGACGACAGGGAGCAGCCTATGCTCTAG